In Tumebacillus amylolyticus, the genomic stretch CCCTGCTCCCGCGCTTTTATGACGTGGACGCAGGTTCGATCAAAGTCGACGGCCAAGACATTCGCGACCTCGACCCGAAAAAACTCCGCGAGAAGATTTCCATCGTTCCGCAAAAAACCACGCTGTTCACCGGCACGATTCTCGAAAACATCCAATGGGGCAACGAATCGGCAACCCTTGAAGAGATCGAGCAAGCGGCACGGATGGCGCAGGCGCACGACTTTATCACGACCACGCCGGACGGATACAACACCCGACTCGGACAGCGCGGGGTCAATCTCTCCGGCGGGCAAAAACAACGGGTCTCCATCGCCCGCGCCCTCGTTCGCCAACCGGAGATCTTGATCCTCGACGACAGCACCAGCGCCGTCGACGTCGCAACGGAAGCGAAGATCAAGGACGCGTTGAAAACCTATGCGCGAGGTCTCACGTGCCTCCTGATCGCGCAACGCATCACCTCCGTCATGGATGCCGACCTCATCGTCGTCTTGGACCAAGGCGAAATCGTCGGTCTCGGCACGCACGACGAACTGCTCCAAAGCTGTGACGTCTACCAGCAGATCTACCAGTCCCAAATCGGAAAAGAGGTGCGATAGAGATGTCCGACTCCAAGAAACAAAACCAAGAACAAGTCGCGCCTCCGCTGGTCGGCGGCGGTCCTCGACCGGGGCCAGGAGGCTTCGGTGCTCGCGGTCGCGGGCCGGTCGTGAAGCCGAAGAATTTCAAAGGCACGTTGAAACGACTCTGGCAGTATTTTGGCCGAGAGCGCAAACTCCTGACGCTGATCTTCGTGCTGATCCTCGTCGATTCGGCGATTACGCTCTCCGCTCCGTACCTGATCGGGAAATCGATCGACGCGATGGCGACGAGCGGCGGCGTGGACTTCTCGTTGCTGGAGATCACCATCGGAACGCTGTTGGTGGCGTATCTCGCAGACGGGGTGCTGACGTTTTTCCAAGGGTGGTTGATGGCAGGGGTTTCGCAGAGGATCGTGAAGCGACTGCGAGGAGCGCTTTTTGAGAAGTTGCAGAAGTTGCCGGTTTCGTTTTTTGATACGCGGACGCATGGGGAATTGATGAGCCGCCTCTCAAACGACATCGACAACGTGAGCAACACGATCTCGCAATCGACGACCCAATTGATGTCGGGGGGAATTGTGATCGTGGGGACGCTGGTGATGATGCTCGTGCTGAGTCCGTTGCTGACGCTGGCGAGTCTGATCACCATCCCGCTTGTGTTCCTGCTGACGCGCACGATTGCGAAGAAAACCAGCGTGCTTTTCAAAAACCAACAAATCCAACTCGGCAAGCTCAACGGGCACATCGAAGAGACGATCACCGGCCTGCATGTGGTCAAAGCGTTCAACCACGAGGAAAAAGTGATCGAGGAATTCGAAGCCGTGAACCAAACCCTTAAGGAAGTCGGGTTGAAAGCGCAAATCTGGTCGGGCTTCCTCATGCCGATCATGAACGTCATCAACAACCTCGGGTTCACAGTCGTCGCCGTCGTCGGCGGGGTCATGGCGGTGAACGGACTGGTGACCGTGGGGATCATCGCGAGTTTCTTGAGCTACTCACGGCAATTTGTTCGACCGCTCAACGACTTGGCGAACATCTTCAACGTCTTGCAATCCGGCGTCGCCGGAGCAGAGCGGGTCTTCGAGATTCTGGATGAGCAGGAAGAGCCCGACGATGCGCCGAACGCCATCGAGTTGCAGAATCCGAAAGGCCATGTCGTGTTCGAAGGGGTCAGTTTCGGGTACAAACCGGAAGTGCCGATCTTGAAAAACGTCAACTTCGAGTCTGTCGCGGGCACCTCAACCGCGCTCGTCGGACCGACCGGGGCGGGGAAGACCACCATCGTCAACTTGCTGACGCGGTTCTACGATGTGACGGACGGCACGATCTACCTCGACGGGCGGGACATTCGCGAGTATACGAGGGACTCGTTGCGCCGCTGCTTTGGGATCGTGTTGCAAGACACGTATCTGTTCTCAGGCACGATCAAGGAGAATATCAAGTATGGCAACCCCGACGCAACGGACGCCGAAGTGGAAGCGGCGGCCGCGATGGCGAATGCGGACGTTTTTATCAGACGCTTGCCGAAACAGTATGACACGGAGCTCGCGGAGAACGGCGGCAACTTGAGCCAAGGTCAACGCCAACTGCTCGCCATCGCCCGCGTCATCCTCGCCAAACCGTCGCTGTTGATCTTGGATGAAGCGACGAGTTCCATCGACACCCGGACGGAGTTGCACATCCAAGCCGCGCTGTTGGAAATTTTGAAGGGGCGCACGAGTTTCATCATCGCGCACCGTCTGAATACGATCCGTGACGCAGACACGATCATGGTTGTCGACCAAGGGCAGATCATGGAGCAGGGAAGTCACGATGTGCTGATTGAACAGCAGGGTCGGTATTACAACATGTTCTACAACCAGTTCAAGAACATCGAGGGGTGATCGAGATGTGGAAGGTACGGATGGTGAGAGAAGAGGATGTGCCTGCACTCGGGGAGTTGATGAAGGAGTACATCGTAGACTTCTACCAGCGACCGGAGCCGCCGAAAAAGCGGTTGGCGGAGTTGATCGAGTTGTTGCGAGAAGAGGAGCGGGGCGTGCAGTTCGTCGCCGAGCGAGACGGGAAGCTGATCGGATTCGCGACGTTGTACTTCACGTTCAGCACGTTGCGAGCGCAGAAAACCACGGTGATGAACGACCTCTATGTGGTCGAGAGCGAACGCGGATCAGGTGCCGCCGTCGCCCTGTTCCAGCAGTGTGAGTCGTACACCAAAAGCAACGGATACGCCTTCATGACCTGGGAGACGGCCCAAGACAACCACCGCGCCCAACGCTTCTACGAAAAAATGGGCGGGGTAAAAGGTGACTGGCTGACCTACTCCATCTAACGTTGAGTTCCCCGCTCCACTTATGCTAGAATAAAAAAGCAAGGAACGCGTAAAGTAAAAAATGACCGCAGGTGCTGGTAACACCCACGGTCGTTTCTGCACAAACTGATCCCCTCAAAGGGGTCGGCTCTCTGGGTTTAGAACAAAAATAGACCTCTTCCCATTCGCCTGCAAAGCTCAAGGGGGGTCTATTTTTGTTGTCTTAGTAAGTTCAGAATGCCAATGTCATACTCTCTCACCCCCTTTCCATAGGGGATGAGCCGACCGCCCTTGAGGACTTATTCAGTTGTACAGCTAGTATTCTATCATAGGAGAATCTAAAGAGGAACATCCGTTCTTTAGATGGAGATAAAAAGTTGAAAGATAACATCATCACTCTTAAAAAAACCCTTCCCCGCTTGCTCATCGGACTGGATGGCTTGAGCGGATCGGGGAAGACGACGCTCGTTGAGACCCTTACCGACGAACTTTCTCAGCAGAACCACTCCGTCACCGTCGTACATCTCGACGACCTTATCACCGAGCGAAGCAAGCGGTACCATACCGGATTCCCGCAGTGGCACGAGCACTACAACTTGCAGTGGGACGTCGCGCGCATCGCAGAGACGCTTTTCCAAAGCTGGCATCGCGGGGACCTTGAACTTCACCTCGACCACTACGATTCCACAACCGGCACCGTCTCCATCAAACCCATCCACGTCCCGCCCGAAGGCATCCTCCTCGTCGAAGGGGTTTTCCTGCAACGCCCCGAATGGCGAGACTTCTTCGACTACCTCCTCTACCTCGACTGCCCGCGAGACATCCGCTTCCAGCGCGTCTCCGCCCGAGGCAACCAAGACCCGCACGACCCGGCGCGTCTCGAAACCTACAAACTCCGCTACTGGGCTGCCGAAGACCACTACTTGGCGACCGTCCAACCGCACCTCCACGCCGACCACGTCCTGAAATCGAACTGAACCCGCCGCACTCGGTCGGGTTCTTTTTTCCATATCTGGGGCAAGATTCTGGAGTGAGATCATTGTTCAGGACTTGCCGGAATTGCGGTAAGAAAAAAATCTTTTCCCCCCTATGAACTGCTATATAATAGGAAAAAAGTGAATGCGTTTTCATCGTCCCAAGGTGGTGAGCCCGGTGCTAGACAGTCGAAAACAAGAGTTGCTTCATACACTTCTCCAAGCAGAGGGCTATCTCTCTGTCGACGACCTGTCCCAAACCCTGCACGTCTCCGAAAAGACGATCCGCAACGACCTGAAAATCCTGGACGAGTGGCTGCAACACTACCCGGACGTACAGATCATCCGCAAGCCCAGCGTCGGCGTGTACCTCGCCGCCGACCCCGAGGTCAAAAAGGAGATCCGACGCGCCGTCAAGCCGCATCCGCCTGAACCGCAAACCCGAAAACTGCAACTCGCGAAGTGGATGCTGGAATACGACAACGTGTGTACTATGCAACTGCTCGCCGATACCTTTTACGTCAGCAAGTCCACGATCAACTTGGAGTTGGGGGACGTGGAGGCGTGGCTGGCCCGCTTCCACCTCGACTTGGTTCGCAAACCGAACTACGGCCTGCGCCTTACCGGGGGAGAGCGAGACTGGCGATGCGCACTGGTCGAGACGACGCGACTCCTGCTGGAACGCGAACTCCCGAATCTGCGGACTCATCCCGACCTGCGCTTCTACGAAAGCAAAGTGCGGGAACTGGAATCCGCGATGGAGTTTCGCTTCACCGACCACGCGATCCTCACGCTCACCCTGCAATTCGAGATCACGGGCAAACGCATCCAACAAAAAAAGCCCGTCGAACTTTCACCCGACGAGCTGTCCCATTTGCAAGCCAAAAGAGAGTTTGCCCTCATCCGGCGAATGTTTCCCGCACTCGAAGACTCCGAAATCGGCTACCTCACCCTGCAAGTTCTCGGGGCGAAAGTACGAGTGGACGAAGACGTGCCGTCCGAACAAGTCGAGCAAGTGCTTCAACAGATCAACCCGGAGTCGCTCGTCCTCGCCCGTCAAATGATCAGGGAGATGGCACGCTTTCTCGAACCGGCGTTGCTCCATGACGAGGAGCTCCTCTCGGGACTCTCTCTTCACTTACACTCCGCTCTGCACCGTTTGCGATATGGCCGGATCGAAGAGAACCCGCTGATCCACGAGATCAAGAGCCTGTACCGACATACCTTCGAAGCGATGTACGCCGTCACCCAAGAGCTTGAAACGGAAATCGGCGCCCCCGTTCCCGAAGATGAAGTCGGATTTCTCACCCTGCATTTCCAAGCGGCCCTCGTGCGAAATCAACAGACGCAACCTGAGCCCAAGCGTGTGCTCATCGTCTGCTCCACCGGAACCGGCACCGCGAAACTGATTCAATCCAAACTCAGACAGCACTTCCCAACGCTCGACATCGTCAAAACGACATCGGCGTTTGACTTACAGGGAGACGTCGAGACCTACAACCCGCACGTCCTGCTCTCCACCATCCCTCTGCCGTCGAGCTCGGTCCCGACCCTCACCGTGTCCCCACTGCTAACCCCAGCGGAGATGCGAAGGATTGAACAATTTCTCGACCAGTTGCAGACGGACTCCGCAACCCCGCAGTCTTCTTCCACCGTATTAAAAAGCTATCTCACCGAGGAGCTCACGTTCCTCGATGTCGAGGGCGACCGACTCTCCATCCTCGGATGGCTCGCCGACCAGTTGCACGCCCGAGGGTATGTGACAGCGGAGTACAAGGAAAGCGCCGTCAAGCGCGAACTCCTGTCCTCGACAGCCATCGGCGGTGAGATTGCCATCCCGCACGGTCCGCTGCCTTGCATTCGCAAGCCGGGCATCGCCGTTGCCAGACTTTCGAAACTCATTGACTGGGGCGGGGAGAAGGTCCGATTTGTTTTTATGCTCGCCGTGCCGCCCGTCGATCCCGAGCAAACGAAGCGCCTGTTCCAAGACCTCACCGCCCTCGTCGACGACACCGAACGCCGCCGAGAGTTGCAGCAACGTCTCACAGCAACAGACTTCCTCCACCAACTTTAGAAAGGGGAACCCTCCCATGAAAATCACCGATCTCGTAACGCCCGAGCTCATCCAACTCGATGTCCAAGGCACGACCAAAGCAGAAGTCATGCAAGAACTCGTCAACCTGCTCGACAACGCAGGTGCGCTGAACGATGCGGCCGGCTACCTCCAATCCCTCAACGACCGTGAAGCGGTCGGCAGCACCGGCATCGGGTTCGGCGTTGCGATCCCGCACGGCAAAACCGATGCGGTCAAGACCCCGCGCGTCGCGTTCGGCGTGCAAAAGTCCGGCGTCGACTGGGACTCCCTCGACGGACTCCCGGCGAACCTGATCTTCATGATCGCCGTACCGGCGACGGGCACAGGCAACGAGCACTTGAAAATCATCCAAATGCTCTCTCGCAAGATCATCTCCGAAGACTTCCGTTCCACGCTCCTGCAAGCGGCAACCAAAGACGACGTCCTCAACCTGCTCAGCACCATCGAATAATTGAGAAAAAGGCACCCGACATCCGGGTGCCTTTTTATATTATGATAGAGACATCCATACATAAAAGGAGACCTGTCACATGAACGACAAGTACCAAACCCTTTTCCAACCTGTGCAACTGCCTGTAGGAATTGAATTGAAAAACCGAATCGCGATGGCTCCGATGACCATCATCTCCTCGAACCCGGACGGGAGCGTAACCGATGCAGAACTTGCTTACTACGCTCGTCGTTCCGGTGGTGTGGGCATGGTGATTACGGCGGCGGCGAAAGTCGTGACGACCGACGGAACTCCGGGCATACTCGCGGCAGACCGCGATGAGTTGATCCCGAGCCTGCGTCAACTCGCGACGACGATCAAAGGCCGTGGCGCACGCGCCGTTTTGCAAATCATCCACACCGGTCGCAAAGCTCCCCAATCGGAACACGGCCCCGTCGCGCCGAGTGCGGTGACCGACGATGTAGAGGGGGCAGTCGTTCCCCGCGAACTGACCGACGCGGAGATTCGCGAGATTGTGCAGGCGTTCGGGCAAGCGACACGTCGTGCGATGGAAGCGGGCTTTGACGGGGTGGAGTTGCACGGAGCGAACGGGTATCTGCTGCAACAGTTCTTCTCTCCGTTCACCAACCGCCGCGAAGACCATTGGGGCGGTACGCTTGAGAAGCGCCTGAACTTCCCGCTCGCCGTCATCGAGGAGGTCAAAAAAGTCGTGCAGGAGCACGCACGCGAGCCGTTCATCGTCGGCTACCGATTCTCTCCGGAGGAGCCCGAGACGCCGGGGATCACGATGGCGGAAACGCTCGTCCTCGCCGACACGCTTGCCGAGCAGAATCTCGACTATCTCCACGTCTCGCTCCACGATTTCTGGTCGGAACCGCGCCGAGGAGTCGAGGACACGCGCTCCCGGATGGAAATTCTCCACGAGCGCGT encodes the following:
- a CDS encoding ABC transporter ATP-binding protein; this translates as MSDSKKQNQEQVAPPLVGGGPRPGPGGFGARGRGPVVKPKNFKGTLKRLWQYFGRERKLLTLIFVLILVDSAITLSAPYLIGKSIDAMATSGGVDFSLLEITIGTLLVAYLADGVLTFFQGWLMAGVSQRIVKRLRGALFEKLQKLPVSFFDTRTHGELMSRLSNDIDNVSNTISQSTTQLMSGGIVIVGTLVMMLVLSPLLTLASLITIPLVFLLTRTIAKKTSVLFKNQQIQLGKLNGHIEETITGLHVVKAFNHEEKVIEEFEAVNQTLKEVGLKAQIWSGFLMPIMNVINNLGFTVVAVVGGVMAVNGLVTVGIIASFLSYSRQFVRPLNDLANIFNVLQSGVAGAERVFEILDEQEEPDDAPNAIELQNPKGHVVFEGVSFGYKPEVPILKNVNFESVAGTSTALVGPTGAGKTTIVNLLTRFYDVTDGTIYLDGRDIREYTRDSLRRCFGIVLQDTYLFSGTIKENIKYGNPDATDAEVEAAAAMANADVFIRRLPKQYDTELAENGGNLSQGQRQLLAIARVILAKPSLLILDEATSSIDTRTELHIQAALLEILKGRTSFIIAHRLNTIRDADTIMVVDQGQIMEQGSHDVLIEQQGRYYNMFYNQFKNIEG
- a CDS encoding GNAT family N-acetyltransferase, with amino-acid sequence MWKVRMVREEDVPALGELMKEYIVDFYQRPEPPKKRLAELIELLREEERGVQFVAERDGKLIGFATLYFTFSTLRAQKTTVMNDLYVVESERGSGAAVALFQQCESYTKSNGYAFMTWETAQDNHRAQRFYEKMGGVKGDWLTYSI
- a CDS encoding kinase; its protein translation is MKDNIITLKKTLPRLLIGLDGLSGSGKTTLVETLTDELSQQNHSVTVVHLDDLITERSKRYHTGFPQWHEHYNLQWDVARIAETLFQSWHRGDLELHLDHYDSTTGTVSIKPIHVPPEGILLVEGVFLQRPEWRDFFDYLLYLDCPRDIRFQRVSARGNQDPHDPARLETYKLRYWAAEDHYLATVQPHLHADHVLKSN
- a CDS encoding PRD domain-containing protein — its product is MLDSRKQELLHTLLQAEGYLSVDDLSQTLHVSEKTIRNDLKILDEWLQHYPDVQIIRKPSVGVYLAADPEVKKEIRRAVKPHPPEPQTRKLQLAKWMLEYDNVCTMQLLADTFYVSKSTINLELGDVEAWLARFHLDLVRKPNYGLRLTGGERDWRCALVETTRLLLERELPNLRTHPDLRFYESKVRELESAMEFRFTDHAILTLTLQFEITGKRIQQKKPVELSPDELSHLQAKREFALIRRMFPALEDSEIGYLTLQVLGAKVRVDEDVPSEQVEQVLQQINPESLVLARQMIREMARFLEPALLHDEELLSGLSLHLHSALHRLRYGRIEENPLIHEIKSLYRHTFEAMYAVTQELETEIGAPVPEDEVGFLTLHFQAALVRNQQTQPEPKRVLIVCSTGTGTAKLIQSKLRQHFPTLDIVKTTSAFDLQGDVETYNPHVLLSTIPLPSSSVPTLTVSPLLTPAEMRRIEQFLDQLQTDSATPQSSSTVLKSYLTEELTFLDVEGDRLSILGWLADQLHARGYVTAEYKESAVKRELLSSTAIGGEIAIPHGPLPCIRKPGIAVARLSKLIDWGGEKVRFVFMLAVPPVDPEQTKRLFQDLTALVDDTERRRELQQRLTATDFLHQL
- a CDS encoding PTS sugar transporter subunit IIA, with amino-acid sequence MKITDLVTPELIQLDVQGTTKAEVMQELVNLLDNAGALNDAAGYLQSLNDREAVGSTGIGFGVAIPHGKTDAVKTPRVAFGVQKSGVDWDSLDGLPANLIFMIAVPATGTGNEHLKIIQMLSRKIISEDFRSTLLQAATKDDVLNLLSTIE
- a CDS encoding NADH-dependent flavin oxidoreductase; translated protein: MNDKYQTLFQPVQLPVGIELKNRIAMAPMTIISSNPDGSVTDAELAYYARRSGGVGMVITAAAKVVTTDGTPGILAADRDELIPSLRQLATTIKGRGARAVLQIIHTGRKAPQSEHGPVAPSAVTDDVEGAVVPRELTDAEIREIVQAFGQATRRAMEAGFDGVELHGANGYLLQQFFSPFTNRREDHWGGTLEKRLNFPLAVIEEVKKVVQEHAREPFIVGYRFSPEEPETPGITMAETLVLADTLAEQNLDYLHVSLHDFWSEPRRGVEDTRSRMEILHERVGKKVPLMGVGNIFTADDAAKALQTGVPLLALGRELILEPDWVEKITEGREHEIKTTLSLQDQARLQLPDPLWNMIQGMKGWFPIEE